Part of the Cryptosporangium arvum DSM 44712 genome, GCGGCGGCGGGGAGGTGAGCTCTTCCTGGTCATGGACGACGACGCCGTGGACGGCATGGTCCCGGTCTCCCGCCGGAACGCCTCGGCGGTGCGTCGAGCACTGGACATCTGAACGGAGCAGCGCGTGCCCGAGCCCCACGGGGGAGGCCTCGGCCTCCCGGCCCCGACCCCGAGTTACTACGCCTCGGTGGAACGTCCCTACTCCGCTTCGCTCGAGGCCCGCCCGGCCCGGGCCGCCGAGGAGCGTCTCGACCTCCGCGTCCTGCAGAAACGCCCCGACCCCCTCGGCGACGACTTCGACTACCCGGCCGCGTTCGGCTCGCTCGACCTGGACGAGCTCGCGCACGACGTCGACGCCGTGCTCACGACGTCGCAGGACTGGTGGCCGGCCGATTTCGGTCACTACGGGCCGCTCGTCGTGCGGATGGTGTGGCACTGCGCCGGCACCTACCGCGTCGGCGACGGGCGGGGCGGAGCGTCCGCGAGCCTGCAGCGGTTCGCGCCGGTCGACAGCTGGCCCGACAACCGCAACCTCGACAAGGCACGGCGGCTGCTCTGGCCGGTCAAGAAGAAGTACGGCCGCCGGATCAGCTGGGCCGACTTGATGGTGTTCGCCGGCAACCGCGCACTGGAGACGATGGGCTTCCGGACGTTCGGGTACGCCGGTGGGCGCGTCGACGTGTTCCACCCCGACGACGTCGACTGGGGGCCGGAGGCCGGCTGGCTCGGCGACGAGCGGCACACCGGCGTCCGTACCCTGGACGAACCGCTCGCGGCCGACCAGCTGGGGCTGATCTACGTCAACCCGGAGGGCCCGAACACCGTCCCGGACGCGGTCGCGTCGGCCCGTGACATCCGCGTCACCTTCCGCCGGATGGGCTTCGACGACGAGGAGACCGTCGCGCTGATCGCCGGCGGCCACACGTTCGGCAAGACCCACGGGGTGGCCGACCCGAAGTACCACCTCGGCCCCGAACCGGCCCGAGCCGACCTCGCGCAGCAGGGCCTGGGCTGGGCGAACAGCTACGGCACCGGGAACGCGGGCGACACGATCACCAGCGGGCTGGACGGCGCCTGGACACCGACGCCGACGCAGTGGGACAACAGTTACCTGGAGAACCTGTTCGGCTACGAGTGGGACGTGGCGCTCAGCCCGGCCGGGCTGTGGCAGTGGGTGCCGAGGGGCGGGGCCGGGGCGGGCACGGTGCCCGACGCGCACGATCCGGCGAAGACCCACCCGCCGACGTTCCTGACCACCGACCTGGCGCTGCGCTACGACCGCGCCTACGGCCCGATCGCGCGACGGTTCCGGGACAACCCCGATCAGCTCGCCGACGCGTTCGCCCGGGCCTGGTTCAAGCTGACCCACCTCGACCTGGGGCCCCGTGAACGGTACCTGGGCCCGCTGGTGCCGCCGGAACCCCTGATCTGGCAGGACCCGGTGCCGGCCGACGCCGGGGCCGCCCCCGACGTCGCCGCCCTGAAACAGCGCATCCTCGACTCCGGGCTGACGATCCCCGAGCTCGTGGAGACCGCCTGGGCGTCGGCCTCCACCTTCCGCGACAGCGACAAGCGCGGCGGCTCCAACGGCGGCCGTCTCCGGCTCGAACCCCAGCGGAGCTGGGCGGTGAACAAGCCTGACCAACTCGACCGCGTGCTGCGCACCCTCGACGCGCTCCGGCACGGGATCTCGATGGCCGACCTCATCGTGCTCGCGGGCTGCACCGCCGTGGAACGGGCCGCCGGTGTTCCCGTGCCGTTCACCCCCGGGCGCACCGACGCCGCTCCGGAGTGGACCGACGTGGCCTCGTTCGCCGCGCTCGAACCGCTCGCCGATGGGTTCCGCAACTACCTGGACCCGCGCGCCCGCCGCCCCGCCGAACACCTGCTCGTCGACAAAGCCAGGCAGCTGACGCTGACCGCCACCGAGATGACCGTGCTGGTCGGAGGCTTGCGCACGCTCGAACACGGCGTGCTCAGCAACGCGTTCTTCGTCGATCTGCTCGACGGGCCACCCGACACGGCGACCCGCGTCGACCTGGTTTTCGGCTCCCACGGTGAGTTGCGCGCGTTCGCCGAGGCCTACGCGTCCGATGACGCGGCCGAGGGTTTCGTCCGCGACTTCGTCGTTGCGTGGGACAAGGTGATGAACCTCGGTCGGTACTGATTCCGGTCTGAACGGTGGCCCCGCGCGGACGAACGGCACCCTCTTCTTGACCCGTTCCAATCGGCGTAGTTTCCCCGTCCACGGTGACTTCGACGGAGAACAGGTGAGGTCGATGACGATCGCGCAAGACCGGGACCTACTACTGGACAAACTCGGGCTCAACGCACAGAACAGCGCCGCACTCGGCAAGGTGCTCAACACCGGCAACATCGGCCAGGCCACGGAGCGGGCCGACGGCACGATGGAAGCGACGATCCGGATCAAGCCCGACGAGATCTGCTGGGATCCGTCGATCCTGGTCCTGCCGCACGGCGGCGACCTCGAGCTGACGCTGATCAACGACGACCTGAACACGCACTGCGCGCTGCTGCCCAGCAACGGCGACCGCAAGTTCATCTGGCTGGTCAACCACTCGAAGGGCCTGGCCAGGCTCAACCTCGACGGCCCCGGCTACTACTGGTTCAGCTCGCCGACCGGCAACGACGAGGGCCGCGGTCTCACCGGCACGATCGTCGTCCTCGGCGACGTGCCGCCGGAAGCCCGCCTCGACCGTCCCGACCAGCCGCGTCCGTAAGGGAGGAGTTTCCCGATGACCATCGAATATGTGGACGCGGGCGAGGCCGTCGACCAGGCCAGGCTCACGCACAAGGTCGCCGGCGGCGAAGTCGCGCCGCCGGTCACCGAGAACGTGACCTACGAGCGCATCCTCGAGGCCCGCTCCGAGCCGGAGAACTGGCTCACCTACTACGGCGCCCACGACGGGCAGCGCTACAGCCCGCTCGACCAGATCACCACCGAGAACGTCAGGCGCCTGGCCCCCGCCTGGGTGTTCCAGGCGGGAACGAGCGGCATCATCGCCGGCGCGTCGACGTACTCGTTCGAGGCCACCCCGATCGTCGTCGACGGGATCATGTTCCTGTCCGGCTGGGACGGCTGGGTCTGGGCCCTGGACGCCAAGACCGGCACCGAGATCTGGCGGTACAAGCACGCGGTGCCGTTCGACGTCTCGCTCTGCTGCGGCAACGTCAACCGCGGGGTCGCGGTCGCCAAGGGCAAGGTCTTCTTCGTCACCGCGAACGCGCACCTGATCGCCCTCGACGCCACCACCGGCAAGAAGATCTGGGACAAGGTCAAGGGCGACGTCCGCGCCGGGGAGAGCGCCACCAGCGCGCCGATCGTCATCAAGGACATGGTCATCACCGGCAGCGCCGGCGGTGAGTTCGGGGTGCGCGGCCACCTCGACGCGTTCGACCTGGAGACCGGCGAGCACCGCTGGCGCTCCTACATGGTGCCGAAGCCGGGCGAGCCGGGGGCGGAGACCTGGCCGTCGGACGGCGAGGCCTGGGCGCGCGGCGGCGGGAACCCGTGGCTGGTCGGCACGTTCGACCCGGACACGAACCTGATGTACTGGGGCACCGGCAACCCCGCCCCCGACTTCGACGGCGGTGTCCGCGAAGGCGACAACCTCTACACCGACAGCATCGTCGCGATCGACGTCGACTCCGGACAGATCCGCTGGCACTACCAGTGCACCCCGCACGACGTGTGGGACTACGACAGCATCTCCGAGTGCATCCTGTTCGAGCGGGACGGGCGCAAGCTCCTCGGCCACTTCGACAAGAACGGGTACTTCTTCGTCCTCGACCGCACCAACGGCGAGCGGATCTCGATCACGCCGTTCGTCGACCGGATCACCTGGGGTGCGATCACCCGCGACGGCCAGGTCGCGGCCAAGGTCTACCCCGACGAAGAGGGCGTCCCTGTGCACTTCTACCCGGGCCCGGCCGGCGCCAAGGAGTGGACGCACGCGTCCTACAGCCCGCGCACCGGGTGGTTCTACGTCCCGGTGCAGGACGTCGGGGCCACGGCCACGCGCCGGCGCCGGGAGTTCAAGGAGAGCATCCCGTACTGGGGCGCCGGCGTTCAGGTCGACATCGAGGAAGCAGTCGGCTACGTCAGCGCGTTCGACGCCGACGGCGAGGAGAAGTGGCGCTGGCGCAACGAACTGCCGATGTGTGCCTCGACGCTGGTCACCGCCGGCGACGTGGTGTTCGCGGGCGAGCCGTCGGGTGAGTTCAACGCCCTCGACGCCCGCACCGGCGAGCAGCTGTGGCAGTTCCAGTGCGGCAGCGGTCACCACAGCAGCCCGGTGACCTACGCGATCGACGGGCGGCAGTACGTGGCCGTGCCGGTCGGCTGGGGCGGCTGGGCCGAAGGCTTCCTGCCCGGCATGCTCGGCGCAGGCCACGGCAGCGCGCTGATCGTGTTCGCCCTGCCCGAGGACTAGGAGAGGAGGAAAATCATGGCTGAATGGGAGACCCCGGAGTTCGTCGAGGTCGCCGTCGCCCCCGAGGTGACGATGTACATGGGCACGCTGGAGCCCTGACGTGATCGCGCGGGTGCTCGGCTCGGCCGCCGGCGGCGGATCGCCGCAGTGGAACTGTCACTGCACGGTCTGTACCGCCGTGCGCGCCGGGGCCGGGCCCCCGCGCACCCAGTCGTCGATCGCGGTGACCCTCGACCGCGACGACTGGTTCCTGTTCAACGCTTCACCCGACGTCCATCGGCAGATCGACGGGCTGACGGTGGCCGCGGTGCTGCTCACCGATGCCGAACTGGACCACACCGCGGGGCTGCTGCTCCTGCGTGAGGCCCGCGCGCTGCGGCTGTACGCGACCGCGGCGATCCAGCGGACGCTGCGCGACGGCTCGGGGCTGCTGCCGCTGCTCGAGCGGTACTGCACGGTCGAGTGGATCCCGGTCGAACTCGGGGTGCCGTTCCCGCTCACACCTGGTCTGACCTGCGAAGCCTTCGACGTCCCCACGACTAAGAAGGACCGCTTCGGGGTAAATGTCAGCGAGGGCAGGGTCGTGGGGTACCGGCTCACCGACGCCGGGGGCACGCTCGTCTACCTGCCGGGCGCCCAGTCGCTGCCGGAGTTCGGCCCCTGCGACTGCCTGCTCCTCGACGGGTCGTTCTTCCGGGACGACGAGCTGTCCGCGACCCGGACCGCCCGGGACATGGGGCACCTGCCGATCGTCGACAGCATGCCGTCGATCAAGGCCCCCCGAACGATCTTCGTGCACATCAACAACACCAACCCGATCCTTCTCGACGACTCGCCCGAGCGGCGCGTCGTCGAGGCGAACGGCATGGAGGTAGCAATGGACGGCCTCGAGGTGGAGCTATGACGGCGGTACTCGGCACGGATTTCGTCGCCACGTTGCGGGCCCACTCCCAGCGCTATCACCATCAGCACCCGTTCCACGTCCGGATGAACGCCGGTGAGCTGAGCCCCCGGCAGCTGCGGGGCTGGATCGCGAACCGCTTCTACTACCAGGAGAACATCCCCCGCAAAGACGCCGCGATCCTCTCCAACTGCCCCGACGTCGAGGTGCGCCGGCGCTGGATCCGACGCGTCACCGACCACGACGGCACCACCGGCACCGAGGGCGGCATCGAGGCGTGGCTGCGCCTCGGCGAGGCCGCCGGGCTCCCGCGCGAGGAGATCCTCGACCATCGGCACCTGGTGCCCGGGGTGCGCTTCGCGGTGGACGCGTACGTCAACTTCACCCGCACCCGCCCGTGGGTGGAGGCGGTCGCTTCGTCGCTCACCGAGCTGTTCGCCCCCGACCTGATGGCCGCACGGCTCGCCGCGTTCGAGCGGTACTACCCGTGGATCGAACCCGAGGGCCTCGCGTACTTCCGCAACCGGCTCCACCAGGCGCCCCGCGACTGCGAGCACGCGCTCGAGATCGTCACGACCCACTGCCTGTCGGCCGAGTCCCAGGCCGCCGCGATCGACGCGCTGTCGTTCAAGTGCGACGTGCTGTGGAGCCAGCTCGACTGCATCGACGCGGCGTACCCGCGATGACCCGCCCGAAGCTGGCCCGGCACTGCCGGTTGGGCTTCGACCGGACCCGCCAGCGGCCGATCCTGTTACTCCCCGAGACCGTGGTCGTGCTCAACACCACCGGCGCGGCGATCCTCGAACGCTGCGACGGGCGGCGCACCGTGGACGAGATCGTCACCGACCTGGGGGAGGCCTACCGGGAGGTCCCGGGCGCCGAGGTCCAGCGGTTCCTGAACGGCATGCTCGAACGTCGCTTCGTGGAGATGGTCGATGGCTGACCCGTTCGGGCTGCTCGCCGAGCTCACCTACCGCTGCCCGCTGTCCTGCGCCTACTGCTCGAACCCGCTGAACATGGCCGAGTACACCGACGAGCTCACGCTGCCGGAGTGGCAGCGCGTGTTCACCGAGGCCCGCGACCTCGGGGTGCTGCAGTGCCACCTGTCCGGAGGGGAACCGCTGCTCCGGCGCGACCTCGTCGCGCTGGTGGCGTCGGCGAACGCTCTCGGTCTGTACACGAACCTGGTGACCAGCGCGATCGGCCTCACCCGGCCGAAGGCCGAACAGCTCCGGGACGCCGGTCTCGACCACGTGCAGATCAGTATCCAGGCCGACGCGCCGTCGCTCTCCGACTCGATCGCCGGCCTCCCGTCCTTCCGGCGCAAAGTCGACGCGATGCGCGTGGTGAAGGAGCTGGGCTGGCCGCTCACCGTCAACGTCGTGCTGCACCGGCAGAACATCGACCGCGTCGCCGAGGTGCTCGACCTGGCCGAGGACGTCGGCGCCGACCGGGTGGAGCTCGCGAACACCCAGTACTACGGCTGGGCCTGGCGCAACCGCGACGCGCTCCTGCCCAGCCGGGCCCAGCTGGAGGCGGCCGAGCAGGTGGTGCGCGCTGCTCGCGATCGGCTCTCGGTGATCTACGTCGTGCCGGACTACTACAGCGACTACCCGAAACCGTGCATGGGTGGGTGGGCCGCCCGGCAGCTGACCGTGACACCCAACGGGGACGCGCTCCCGTGCCCGGCGGCGCAGTCGCTGCCGTTGCCGACGGCCAGCGTGCGCTCCGATTCGCTGGCCCGGATCTGGAACGAGTCGCCGGTGTTCACCGCGTACCGCGGTACCGGCTGGATGCCCGATCCGTGCCGGAGCTGCGACCGGCGTGAGGTGGACTTCGGCGGATGCCGCTGCCAGGCGTTCCAGCTCACCGGCGACGCCGCCCGCACCGACCCGGTGTGCCATCTCTCCCCGGACCACGCGGTGGTGACCGACGCGGTCGCGGCGGCCAACTCCGTGGTCGACCTCCAGCTGGTTCCTCGCCCACATCGTTGACCGGGGGTGCGGTATGTCGATCTTGATCTTCGTCGTCGGAGCGGCGTTACTGGTCTACTGCGCCGAGAAGCTGGTCGTGTATCTCGTGGGTGCCGCCCACGGCCTGCGGATCTCGGTGTTCCTGCTCGCGATCATCTTCACCGGGATCGAGTTCGACGACCTGGCGCTCGGCGTGGCGCTCAACGCCGAGGACCTCGGCGGGGTCGCGCTGGGCACGGTGTTCGGTACGGCGATCTCGATGACCGGGATCGTGCTCGCGCTGGCCGCGATCGTGTGCCCGACCCGGGTGCACATCCCGCGCAGCTATCTGGCGCTCTTCGCCGCGTCGCCGCTGATGATGGTGCCGTTCGTGCTGTCGGCGCCGTTGACCGCGGCCGACGGCGTCGTGCTGGTGCTGTTGTTCGTCGCGTTCATCGCGTACATCGCGACGAGGGAGCTGCAGAGCTCGACGCCGATCTTCCGGAACGCCGAGATCCTGGAACGGATCGGCGCCGACGGGCCGGGCGCCGGTGAGCACGGGGCCGGGGGATCGGGCGCCGGTGGGGTGGGCGCCGGTGGGGTGGGCGTCGCTGGGGTGGGCGGGGGGCGGCCGGGGGATCGGCCGCCGTTCGTGGTGACGATGCCGTTCACCAAGGACCGGCCGTTACCGAGGTGGGGCGGGATCGGGCTGGCCGTGCTGGCCCTGCTCGGCCTGATCGTCGCGGCCACGATCACCAGCGCCGGGATCGACGGCATCCTCGACGACTACGCGATCGGCGGCACCCTGTTCGGCGCGACGATCGCGACCCTCGTGCTGTCGCTGGAGGACATCTTCCTGACCGTCGAACCCAACCGCCGGGGCGCGGCCGAGATCGGCATCGGCAACGTCATCGGCAGCGTGGTCTTCGGCGTGACCGCCAAACTCGGCATCATCCTCCTCACCGGCGGCGCCATCCTGGTCGGCGACGACGTCCTCGCCTGGCACCTGCCGGTCCTGGTCGTGATGACCGGCCTGTCGGCGTACTTCATCTCCACCGGCCGCCTACGCCGCTGGCACGGCTTCGTGTTGCTGGCCCTCTACCTCCTGTACTGGGCCGTCAGCTGGTCGATGTTCGGCGAAGTTCCGATCGATGCCGACTGACCGGAGCCGGCCACCCGCGACGAGGGCGCCGGTCACCGGACCCGCCCCGGCCGCCTCGGAAATTGCGCCGCTGGGGCGGGGTGGTGCTCAGCCGGTAGCGGGGCCGGTGCCGGTGAAGCGGCCGCCGCTGGGGCGGGTGGTGCTGAGCCGGTGGCCGGGCCGGTTCCGGTGGAGCGGCCGCCGCTGGGATGGGGTGGTGCTCAGCCCTTAGCCGGGCCGGTTCCGGTGAAGCGGCCGCCGCTGTGGCGTGCGAGGGCGGCGGCCAGGCGCCGTGCCGGAAGGCCACGGGCGTCGAGGTAGCGGGGCGCGGGGTTGGCCGGGTTGGCCGGGTTGGCCGGGACGACGGTGAGGGTGCGGCGGCGGAGGGGGCCGCGCCGGGTGAGGGTGACCGTGCCGATCCCGCGCCAGGACAGGACCTCCTCGCGGCCGGCGGGGAGGATGCTGCGTGCGCTGATGATCGCGCCGACGATCAGGCCGAGGACGGCGAGGAGGACGGCCAGGCCGCTCACCGAGTCGGCTCGTTGGGGCCAGCTGTACTGGAAGATCAGCGCGGCGAGCAGCAGGAGCGGCGACGGAACGATCCAGCCCAGGCCACGCAGCCGGCGTTCGGCTCCGGGGTTCCCGGTGAGCACGGTGAGGCCGAGGTCGTCGACGCGGAGGCCGGCGCCTCGGCGGAGCCGCGCGAGGCGATAGGCGGCCCACGTGATCAGCAGGAGGCTCGGCACGCTGCCGCCGGCCAAGGCGAGCCAGGTCAGCGGGGTGTACTGGTCGCCGTAGGACAACGTCTGGAGGATGACCGGCACCGAGATCACGAACAGGACGAACCCCACCGGCGCGGAGATGAGCGCCGGCAGCACCAGGCCGGCCGCACCCGCCCCGAAGGTCTCCGGCGGCAACGCCGACGGCAGGAACGGTCCAGCCGCCGACGCCCCACCCTGTCGACCGGGCCCCTCTGCTGCGGACAGCGGGGCGGCCTGCTCGAGCGCCCCCGCCTCCGTTTCCTCCGACGGTCCCGGCGGTGCGGACGGTCCTGACGGCCGGAACGGTCCTGACGGTCCTGACGGCCGGGACGGTCCCGACGGCCGGGACGACGGGCCTGACGGGCGAGACGGTTCTGACGGCCGAGACGATCCCGACGGTTCTGACGGCCGAGTCGATCCCGACGGTTCTGACGGCCGAGACGATCCCGACGGTTCTGACGGCCGAGTCGGTCCTGACGGCCGGGACGATCCCGATGGTTGGAGCGATCCCGACGGCCGAGACGGGCCGTACGGTCCCGCTGGCGCAGCACCCCCCGCCGCCCCGGTCACCGACCCGGCCGGCGCGGACCCCCCATCCCCTCCCCCCTCCGCCGGATAGGGCGGGGGCTCGGGCAGCGGCCCGAGATCGAGCAGCGGCGGCGCCACCGGAACCGCACGGCCCGGTGTCCCCTCCGCCACCACCCACCGCAGCGCCCCCTCCGCCACCACCAGCTCGGGCTGGTCGAGCACCGTCGGCGCGATCCCGGTCGCCCGGTGCAGCAGCGTGCCGATCAGCGGCATCCGCGACCCACCCCCCACCAGGAACACCCCGCTGACCTGGTCCACCGGCACCCGCGCCTCGCGCACGCACTGCAGCGTCACGTCGATCGTGTCCGCGAGCCGGGGCCGCGCCGCGAACTCGAACTGCTCCCGGCTGATCAGCACGTCCCGCTCGAGCAGCGGCACGACGAGCGTCGCCGACGACCGCGACGACAACGCCTCCTTCGCCTCCGACGCGTCGCTCCACAGTCTCCGGAAGGCCCGCTGCTCGGTCACTGTCCGCGGCGCCCGTAAGGGCGCGAACCCGTCCCCGATCACGTCGGAGGCGATCGACACCACGAGCGCGTCGAGGTCGAGGCTGCCGAACGTGTCCAGGCCCCGGTAGGCCAGCGGCTCGGACGTCGGGCGCACCACCGACACGTCGAAGGTGCCCGCGCCGAGGTCGTACACCACCAGGCAGCCGTCCGGCGGCAGCCGCCCCGCGAACTCGGTCGCGTAGTACGTGGCCGCCGCGACCGGTTCGGCCAGCACGGCGACCTCCGGTAACCCGGCCTGTCCGGCGGCGGCGAGCAGCACCTCCCGCCGGGCCGGCCCCCACGCCACCGGGCACGTGATCACGATCCGCTCCGGCGGCTCCGGGAGCGTGCGGCGCACCTCCTGCCACACCCGGTTGAGCGTCGCCGCGATCGCCGTGACGACCGGCACGTCCCGGCCGCCGAGCAGCAGCTCCAGCTCGTCGATCCGGCGTTTCGGGTTCGGCTCGTAGGACTGCGGCGACACCCGCCCGGCGCGCTGCGCGGCCCGTCCGGACAGCAGCTGCCCGTCGGGTTCCAGGCCGACCCCGGACGGCAGCAGCGGCGACCCGTCGAACAACAGCGGGCGGATCCGACCGTCCGGCCACGCGAGCATCGCGACGGTGTTCGACGTTCCATAGTCGACGGCGAGCGCGGTCACGGCGGAAACCTACCGTCACCGCGCGAACCTTGACGCCGCCTATCAGACACCCTAACTTATAGGCAATTGATATATCAGAATCGAGCGGAGATCGCGATGTCTGACCTGCATCGTCCCCTCGCCGAGATCGACCCCGATGTCTCCGCCGCGATCGGCGCCGAGCTCCGCCGCCAGCAGACCACGCTGGAGATGATCGCCAGCGAGAACTTCGCCCCGATCGCCGTCCTGCAGGCGCAGGGCTCGGTGCTCACCAACAAGTACGCCGAGGGCTATCCGGGCCGCCGCTACTACGGTGGCTGCGAGAACGTCGACGTCATCGAGCAGCTCGCGATCGACCGGCTGAAAGCCCTGTTCGGCGCCGAGTTCGCGAACGTGCAACCGCACTCCGGAGCCCAGGCCAACGCCGCGGCGATGGCCGCGCTGCTGCAGCCCGGCGACACGATCCTGGGCCTCGACCTCGCCCACGGCGGTCACCTGACCCACGGCATGAAGCTGAACTTCTCCGGCAAGCTCTACGACGTCGCCGCGTACCACGTCGACCGGGAGTCGCACCGCGTCGACCTGGCCGAAGTGGAGCGGTTGGCGCACGAGCGGCGTCCGAAACTGATCGTCGCCGGGTGGTCGGCCTACCCGCGCCAGCTGGACTTCGCCGAGTTCCGGCGGATCGCCGACGCGGTCGGCGCGTACCTGATGGTCGACATGGCGCACTTCGCCGGCCTGGTCGCGGCCGGCCTGCACCCGTCGCCGGTACCGCACGCGCACGTGGTCACGTCCACCACGCACAAGACGCTCGGCGGCCCCCGCGGCGGGTTCATCCTGGCCACCGCCGACCTGGCCAAGAAGTTCAACTCGGCGGTCTTCCCCGGCCAGCAGGGCGGCCCGCTGGAGCACGTCGTCGCGGCCAAGGCGGTGGCGTTCAGGCTCGCCGCCACACCGGCCTTCCGGGAGCGGCAGGAACGCACGCTCGCCGGGGCGCGCCTCCTCGCCGAGCGCCTCCTCGCCGACGACTGCCGCGCGGCCGGCGTCGGCGTGGTCAGCGGCGGCACCGACGTCCACCTGGTCCTCGTCGACCTGCGTGACTCGCCGCTCGACGGCAGGCAGGCCGAGGACCGTCTGCACGACGTCGGCATCACGGTCAACCGCAACGCGGTGCCGTTCGACCCGCGCCCGCCGATGGTCAGCTCCGGCATCCGCGTCGGCACGCCGGCGCTGGCCACCCGCGGCTTCGGCGCCGAGGACTTCACCGAGGTCGCGGACGTCGTCGCGGTCGCGCTGCAGCCGTCGCCGGACGTCGAGAAGCTGCGCGAACGGGTCACCGCGCTGGCCGGGAAGCACCCGCTCTACCCGGAAGGGGTCTGATGCCTCCGCCCCCCAACCATCCGCGCAGCCTCTGGCGCAACCCGGAGCCGAAACGCGCGTACGACGTGGTGATCGTCGGCGGCGGCGGGCACGGCCTGGCCACCGCGCACTACCTGGCCGAGAACCACGGGATCACGAACGTCGCGGTGCTGGAGAAGGGCTGGCTGGCCGGCGGCAACATGGCCCGTAACACCACGATCATCCGGTCGAACTACCTGTGGGACGAGAGCTCGGCGATCTACGAACACGCGCTGAAGCTCTGGGAGGGCCTGGAGGAGGACCTCGGCTACGAGATCCTGTTCAGCCAGCGCGGAGTGCTCAACCTGGCCCACACGCTGCAGGACGTACGCGACAGCGTCCGCCGGGTGGAGGCCAACAAGCTCAACGGTATCGACGCCGAGTGGCTC contains:
- a CDS encoding Hsp70 family protein, whose protein sequence is MTALAVDYGTSNTVAMLAWPDGRIRPLLFDGSPLLPSGVGLEPDGQLLSGRAAQRAGRVSPQSYEPNPKRRIDELELLLGGRDVPVVTAIAATLNRVWQEVRRTLPEPPERIVITCPVAWGPARREVLLAAAGQAGLPEVAVLAEPVAAATYYATEFAGRLPPDGCLVVYDLGAGTFDVSVVRPTSEPLAYRGLDTFGSLDLDALVVSIASDVIGDGFAPLRAPRTVTEQRAFRRLWSDASEAKEALSSRSSATLVVPLLERDVLISREQFEFAARPRLADTIDVTLQCVREARVPVDQVSGVFLVGGGSRMPLIGTLLHRATGIAPTVLDQPELVVAEGALRWVVAEGTPGRAVPVAPPLLDLGPLPEPPPYPAEGGGDGGSAPAGSVTGAAGGAAPAGPYGPSRPSGSLQPSGSSRPSGPTRPSEPSGSSRPSEPSGSTRPSEPSGSSRPSEPSRPSGPSSRPSGPSRPSGPSGPFRPSGPSAPPGPSEETEAGALEQAAPLSAAEGPGRQGGASAAGPFLPSALPPETFGAGAAGLVLPALISAPVGFVLFVISVPVILQTLSYGDQYTPLTWLALAGGSVPSLLLITWAAYRLARLRRGAGLRVDDLGLTVLTGNPGAERRLRGLGWIVPSPLLLLAALIFQYSWPQRADSVSGLAVLLAVLGLIVGAIISARSILPAGREEVLSWRGIGTVTLTRRGPLRRRTLTVVPANPANPANPAPRYLDARGLPARRLAAALARHSGGRFTGTGPAKG
- the glyA gene encoding serine hydroxymethyltransferase is translated as MSDLHRPLAEIDPDVSAAIGAELRRQQTTLEMIASENFAPIAVLQAQGSVLTNKYAEGYPGRRYYGGCENVDVIEQLAIDRLKALFGAEFANVQPHSGAQANAAAMAALLQPGDTILGLDLAHGGHLTHGMKLNFSGKLYDVAAYHVDRESHRVDLAEVERLAHERRPKLIVAGWSAYPRQLDFAEFRRIADAVGAYLMVDMAHFAGLVAAGLHPSPVPHAHVVTSTTHKTLGGPRGGFILATADLAKKFNSAVFPGQQGGPLEHVVAAKAVAFRLAATPAFRERQERTLAGARLLAERLLADDCRAAGVGVVSGGTDVHLVLVDLRDSPLDGRQAEDRLHDVGITVNRNAVPFDPRPPMVSSGIRVGTPALATRGFGAEDFTEVADVVAVALQPSPDVEKLRERVTALAGKHPLYPEGV